A genomic window from Silene latifolia isolate original U9 population chromosome Y, ASM4854445v1, whole genome shotgun sequence includes:
- the LOC141627559 gene encoding uncharacterized protein LOC141627559: protein MNPKTRKHESGCEKRKKKKRIEELTRSQKGALDKFVVKDVDNCGCLNETQNENIDNVTVSVPLIDEINNDESLRVDGLLAGINNDFEDVPMENVNSSSENVEEGVNDTDDANFEEGIYDPRNWDKLNAKQIDELAVKGLMRDLSIDRGPKNSGNRYFSSKFYTRFMPNGEKWDREWLVYSKDLDKVFCFCCKLFRKSQGRGELVSSGFNDWIHLGVRLKEHETSVEHVRNMTIWYELRLRLGKNKAIDELNQKNVYKEKEHWKNVMVRIIAIVKYLGKHNLAFRGTNEKLYQASNGNFLGLVEMVAEFDPVIQKHVSRITNSDANCHYLGHNIQNELISLLGHNIKSDIIKKIKEAKYFSLILDCTPDISHKEQMSIILRYVDTSLLDEFQVEESFLGFLNVNDTSGLGLFNALQNELKCLDLDIDNIRGQGYDNGSNIKGKHQGLQKRLLDINPRAFYTPCGCHSLNLTLCDITNSCGQGKDFFAIIQRVYTIFAHSTKRWNILKDNVSGLTPKPLSATRWESRIDSVKAIRFQLVEFQEALLEIADVDNDGIIRSQAKSLALNELGSFEFVVSIVIWYEILYFVNEVSKNLQSKNMLIDVAILQINALISTFEKYRDTGFSKAMETAKHIAKDMDIDPSFPKRRERRRKKQFDKGPDDSSRVSEEESFRVNYFLYLIDQAISSLKTRFEQYEEFESIFGFMFSTTKLNSIDDLMLESCCVNLENVLKNNANSDIDGNALYLDLKFFKELMPDTCMGPLAILNHMKKVGGCFPNAVTAYRILLTTPITVASAERSFSKLKLLKSYLRSTMSQDRLNGLAMIAIENKVLDKFCYEELIDDFASKSARRASMFKK from the coding sequence ATGAATCCTAAAACAAGAAAACATGAGTCGGGTTGTGAAAAACgtaagaaaaaaaagagaattgaagAGCTAACTCGTTCTCAAAAAGGTGCTCTTGATAAATTTGTTGTTAAAGATGTTGATAATTGTGGTTGTTTGAACGAAACTCAGAATGAAAATATTGATAATGTTACTGTTAGTGTGCCCTTAATTGACGAAATAAATAATGATGAGTCTTTACGTGTTGACGGTCTTCTTGCTGGAATAAATAATGATTTTGAGGATGTGCCTATGGAAAATGTTAATTCATCTTCTGAAAATGTTGAAGAAGGGGTTAATGATACTGATGATGCTAATTTTGAAGAAGGTATTTATGATCCTAGAAACTGGGATAAACTAAATGCTAAACAAATAGACGAATTAGCTGTTAAAGGTCTAATGAGGGATTTAAGTATTGATAGGGGTCCTAAAAACTCAGGCAATAGATACTTTTCGTCAAAATTTTACACTAGATTTATGCCAAACGGAGAAAAATGGGATAGAGAATGGCTTGTCTATTCAAAAGATCTAGATAAAGTGTTTTGCTTTTGCTGTAAATTATTTCGAAAATCTCAAGGTAGAGGCGAATTAGTATCCAGTGGCTTTAATGATTGGATTCATCTTGGTGTAAGACTTAAAGAGCATGAAACGAGTGTGGAACATGTTAGGAACATGACTATTTGGTATGAATTGCGTTTACGACTAGGTAAGAATAAAGCAATTGACGAGTTGAATCAAAAAAATGTATATAAAGAGAAGGAACACTGGAAAAATGTAATGGTAAGAATAATTGCAATTGTCAAGTACCTCGGAAAACATAATTTAGCCTTTCGTGGCACTAATGAAAAATTGTATCAGGCAAGTAATGGAAATTTTTTGGGGTTGGTTGAGATGGTGGCCGAGTTTGATCCAGTGATTCAAAAACATGTTAGTCGCATAACAAATAGCGATGCTAATTGCCATTATCTTGGTCACAATATCCAAAATGAGTTGATAAGCTTGCTCGGTCATAACATTAAATCTGATATCATCAAGAAAATTAAGGAAGCAAAGTACTTTTCTTTGATACTTGATTGTACGCCTGATATTAGCCACAAAGAGCAAATGTCTATAATATTACGTTATGTGGATACTTCTTTATTAGATGAGTTTCAAGTAGAAGAGTcatttttgggatttttgaatGTGAATGATACTAGTGGTTTAGGACTTTTTAATGCTTTGCAAAATGAGTTAAAATGTCTTGATCTTGATATAGATAATATAAGAGGCCAAGGCTATGATAATGGGTCTAATATAAAAGGAAAACATCAAGGATTGCAAAAAAGATTGTTGGACATAAATCCTAGAGCCTTTTATACACCTTGTGGTTGTCATAGTTTAAACCTCACATTATGCGACATAACTAATTCATGTGGTCAAGGTAAAGATTTTTTTGCAATCATACAACGTGTATACACTATATTTGCCCATTCGACAAAGAGGTGGAATATTTTGAAAGATAATGTATCAGGTTTAACTCCTAAACCGTTGTCAGCTACACGTTGGGAAAGTCGTATTGATAGTGTAAAAGCTATAAGATTTCAACTTGTGGAATTTCAAGAAGCTTTGCTTGAAATTGCCGATGTCGATAATGATGGTATTATTAGAAGCCAAGCTAAATCCTTAGCATTGAATGAACTTGGTAGttttgagttcgtcgtgtcaatAGTCATTTGGTATGAAATATTGTACTTTGTTAATGAAGTTAGTAAAAATCTACAATCGAAAAATATGCTTATTGATGTGGCTATTTTACAAATCAATGCTTTAATTTCAACTTTTGAAAAGTATAGAGATACCGGTTTCTCTAAAGCTATGGAAACCGCTAAACATATAGCTAAAGACATGGACATTGATCCTTCTTTTCCTAAAAGACGAGAAAGACGAAGAAAAAAACAATTTGATAAGGGTCCTGATGATTCATCACGTGTATCTGAAGAGGAATCATTTAGAGTTAATTATTTTTTATACCTTATTGATCAAGCAATATCTTCACTTAAAACAAGGTTCGAACAATACGAAGAATTTGAAAGTATATTTGGCTTTATGTTCTCTACTACTAAGTTGAATTCAATAGATGATTTAATGTTAGAGTCTTGTTGTGTTAATCTTGAGAATGTACTAAAAAACAATGCGAATTCTGATATTGACGGAAATGCATTGTACTTagatttgaaattttttaaagAATTAATGCCTGATACATGTATGGGTCCTCTGGCAATTTTGAATCATATGAAAAAAGTTGGCGGGTGTTTTCCTAATGCAGTCACAGCGTATAGGATCTTATTGACGACTCCGATCACCGTTGCATCGGCCGAAAGAAGTTTTTCAAAGTTGAAGTTATTGAAGTCATATTTGCGTTCGACAATGTCACAAGACCGCTTAAATGGATTAGCTATGATAGCTATTGAGAATAAAGTTTTAGACAAATTTTGTTATGAGGAACTAATCGATGATTTTGCTTCAAAGAGCGCAAGAAGAGCTTCTATGTTTAAGAAGTGA